A window of Phyllobacterium sp. T1293 contains these coding sequences:
- a CDS encoding ABC transporter substrate-binding protein produces MKTITRLAILGGALAFSFSATAQELPARIKDAGKLVIATMPNYPPITYKDPATNELQGFDIELGEAIGKELGVKVEWQEIAFAQMLPSLQTGRVDLAMAGMSDKKARQETADFVDYMKSGAQFYTSKSMAGEIKSVEDLCGKSVGASRSTDWPAQITAWSETNCVAKGKPAITVMGTEGSADARTQIKSQRLQAAAQGNETLPYNQKLEPDTYVTLGEAFSQSLAGIPVLKSETQLRDAVKVALEKLQANGTYDALLEKYGLKANKLTPVTINAGE; encoded by the coding sequence ATGAAAACCATAACCCGGCTTGCAATTCTCGGCGGCGCGCTTGCTTTCAGCTTTTCCGCGACCGCGCAGGAACTTCCAGCCCGCATCAAGGACGCTGGTAAACTGGTTATTGCGACCATGCCAAACTATCCGCCGATTACCTATAAGGACCCAGCCACCAATGAATTGCAGGGTTTTGACATTGAGCTTGGCGAAGCCATCGGCAAGGAACTCGGCGTGAAGGTTGAGTGGCAGGAAATTGCCTTTGCCCAGATGCTTCCGTCCCTGCAAACAGGTCGTGTTGATCTTGCCATGGCCGGTATGAGCGACAAGAAGGCCCGTCAGGAAACGGCTGATTTTGTCGATTACATGAAATCCGGCGCGCAGTTTTACACGTCCAAATCCATGGCCGGTGAAATCAAGTCCGTCGAAGATCTCTGCGGCAAGTCAGTAGGCGCCAGCCGTTCAACGGACTGGCCAGCGCAGATCACCGCCTGGAGCGAGACCAACTGCGTCGCCAAGGGCAAACCGGCGATCACCGTCATGGGTACAGAGGGATCGGCTGATGCCCGCACGCAGATCAAGAGCCAACGTCTGCAGGCAGCGGCGCAAGGCAATGAAACCTTGCCCTACAACCAGAAACTTGAACCTGATACTTACGTTACGCTGGGCGAGGCATTCAGCCAGTCTCTGGCTGGTATTCCTGTCCTGAAAAGCGAGACTCAACTGCGTGATGCGGTCAAAGTGGCGCTTGAAAAACTGCAGGCGAATGGTACCTATGATGCGCTTTTGGAAAAATACGGTCTGAAGGCCAATAAGCTGACGCCTGTGACGATCAATGCAGGCGAATAA
- a CDS encoding GNAT family N-acetyltransferase → MERNVGLIKVSLSNPSDYLQLAALFEEMQAHYEVPCPPREEILRGLRDMPDGTEILVAGTDELIGFAAFSSVYPGPGLQSGLFLKELFVSKAYRSSGAGTSLMQALAKLALERGYKRVDWTADRNNPKVLAFYDGFNASPIPDKLFYRMDGEALAAAAAKAGNS, encoded by the coding sequence ATGGAAAGGAATGTGGGATTGATCAAGGTCAGTTTGTCCAATCCGTCGGATTATCTGCAACTTGCGGCTCTCTTTGAAGAGATGCAGGCGCATTACGAGGTACCTTGCCCACCTCGCGAGGAGATATTGCGGGGATTGCGCGACATGCCTGACGGGACGGAAATTCTCGTCGCAGGCACCGATGAACTGATTGGGTTTGCAGCGTTTTCCTCCGTCTATCCCGGACCCGGCCTGCAGTCTGGCCTGTTTCTCAAGGAGCTTTTTGTGTCAAAGGCTTATCGCAGCAGCGGAGCGGGAACCAGCCTGATGCAGGCACTCGCCAAGCTGGCACTTGAGCGTGGATACAAGCGCGTTGACTGGACAGCCGATCGCAACAATCCGAAAGTTCTGGCCTTTTATGACGGCTTTAATGCTTCGCCCATACCCGACAAGCTTTTCTATCGTATGGACGGCGAAGCGTTAGCTGCGGCGGCTGCGAAAGCTGGCAACTCTTAA
- a CDS encoding sterol desaturase family protein, whose amino-acid sequence MNPPMFFDVTKLAVPFYIIAILIELVAIRYWQRKGDFETRDTLTSLLMGTGNVAAGLLLGFVSLTALMWVWQYRFFDLGLHWWVFIVAFVFDDLRYYCYHRIAHRVRWVWAEHVNHHSSQHYNLSTALRQSWTGQITGMFILQVPMVLLGFHPAVIAFVYGFNLVYQFWIHTEAIGKMWRPFEFIFNTPSHHRVHHATNPRYLDANYAGTLIIWDRMFGTFVAELDEDVPRYGIVKNIGTFNPIRVAFHEWVGMLKDTLSPGLTLRQRLLYLVAPPGWSHDGSRKTSADLKADYVRLHPDEAGKAGLPKA is encoded by the coding sequence ATGAACCCACCCATGTTCTTTGACGTCACAAAGCTGGCGGTTCCGTTCTACATCATCGCCATTCTGATTGAGCTGGTGGCTATCCGCTACTGGCAGCGCAAAGGTGATTTTGAAACCCGTGATACATTGACCAGTCTTTTGATGGGAACGGGAAATGTTGCCGCCGGTCTGCTGCTGGGCTTTGTGTCGCTAACGGCGCTGATGTGGGTCTGGCAGTACCGCTTCTTCGATCTGGGATTGCATTGGTGGGTTTTTATTGTTGCCTTTGTCTTCGATGATTTGCGTTATTACTGCTACCACCGCATCGCGCACCGGGTGCGCTGGGTCTGGGCTGAACACGTCAACCACCACTCCAGTCAGCACTATAATTTGTCCACTGCCCTGCGCCAATCATGGACGGGCCAGATAACCGGCATGTTCATTCTTCAGGTGCCGATGGTCCTGCTCGGCTTCCATCCGGCTGTTATCGCTTTTGTCTATGGTTTCAACCTTGTCTACCAGTTCTGGATTCACACGGAAGCGATTGGCAAGATGTGGCGGCCATTCGAATTCATTTTCAACACGCCGTCGCATCACCGGGTGCATCACGCAACCAATCCCCGTTATCTTGATGCCAATTATGCTGGCACGCTGATCATCTGGGACCGCATGTTCGGGACATTCGTGGCAGAGTTGGATGAGGATGTCCCGCGTTATGGCATCGTCAAGAATATTGGTACGTTCAATCCCATACGTGTGGCTTTTCATGAATGGGTGGGCATGTTGAAAGATACATTATCGCCGGGCCTGACACTGCGCCAGCGCCTGCTTTATCTGGTGGCGCCGCCGGGTTGGAGCCATGACGGCAGCCGGAAAACTTCGGCAGACCTCAAAGCCGATTATGTCAGGCTTCATCCGGATGAAGCGGGCAAAGCCGGATTGCCCAAGGCGTAA
- a CDS encoding AprI/Inh family metalloprotease inhibitor — MRNTIASFFLIAVLPVTAAFADELKPMDLNSVDPDLLESFFGPWQIRDEGGDRVCKVTLKREETIGGSQIDIDPECVKAFPVMGDITAWRLKENWTIELVDGLRHTRVTFETPDDNYVAEPQTNGIYTIEQLAGD, encoded by the coding sequence ATGCGGAATACGATAGCCTCATTCTTTCTTATCGCCGTCTTGCCGGTCACTGCCGCATTTGCCGATGAGCTTAAGCCGATGGATCTGAATTCTGTCGATCCTGATCTGCTTGAAAGCTTTTTTGGCCCATGGCAAATCCGTGATGAGGGTGGTGACAGGGTGTGCAAGGTGACACTGAAGCGGGAAGAGACGATCGGTGGCTCACAGATCGATATCGATCCCGAATGCGTTAAAGCCTTTCCCGTCATGGGGGACATTACCGCCTGGCGCTTGAAAGAAAACTGGACCATTGAGCTTGTGGATGGGCTTCGCCATACGCGCGTGACCTTCGAAACGCCTGACGACAACTACGTCGCAGAACCACAAACCAATGGCATATACACCATCGAACAACTTGCGGGCGATTGA
- a CDS encoding SDR family NAD(P)-dependent oxidoreductase, which translates to MSTPSVTISDLAGKAVLITGASTGIGAALARAFAAQGASVGLHYNSSVDAAERLAGDISDSGGKVVLVKGDASRSGEMARVVEETAAAFGQLNGLINNAGGMVARLAYQEMTDNHYDAVMDLNARSVLSASTAAIPHLKAQGGFIINTTSIAARNGAGNGAGLYGSSKAFVSNVTRGMAKELIPFGIRVNAVAPGVIDTPFHERYSTQAQLDAMLATIPQGRLGTAEDCVGAYLFLASAALSGYLIGQTIEVNGGQLMP; encoded by the coding sequence ATGTCCACACCATCCGTTACGATTTCCGACCTTGCCGGCAAAGCCGTGCTGATCACCGGCGCGTCAACGGGCATTGGCGCGGCACTTGCCCGGGCCTTTGCTGCACAGGGCGCATCTGTTGGCCTGCACTACAACTCCAGTGTCGATGCAGCCGAACGATTGGCCGGAGATATCAGCGATTCTGGCGGCAAGGTCGTGCTCGTGAAGGGCGATGCCTCACGCTCCGGCGAGATGGCCCGCGTGGTGGAAGAAACCGCTGCCGCCTTTGGCCAACTGAATGGCCTCATCAATAATGCGGGTGGCATGGTTGCCCGGCTTGCCTATCAGGAAATGACCGATAATCACTATGACGCAGTAATGGACCTCAACGCGCGCTCGGTACTTTCGGCCTCCACAGCGGCCATACCACATCTGAAAGCGCAGGGTGGTTTCATCATCAACACCACATCCATCGCCGCGCGAAATGGTGCAGGCAATGGTGCCGGGCTCTACGGCTCCTCCAAGGCATTCGTCTCCAATGTGACCCGCGGCATGGCCAAGGAACTGATCCCGTTCGGCATTCGTGTCAATGCAGTCGCACCGGGAGTGATCGATACGCCGTTCCACGAACGTTACTCAACGCAAGCGCAACTCGATGCCATGCTGGCAACAATTCCCCAGGGCCGTTTGGGTACGGCCGAGGATTGCGTCGGCGCTTATCTTTTTCTCGCCTCAGCTGCTCTCTCCGGCTATCTGATCGGGCAGACCATCGAAGTGAATGGCGGGCAGCTTATGCCGTAA
- a CDS encoding sulfotransferase family protein — MGDDSKFSPIIICGCKRSGTTALVRILNENGITISNEWALFAWSAWQHEYSLSDWLHNKHVEVETNDWLQHWNYRMNLKGNEAEHGFPAALHSIYGNKPRWKWGDKWPDYVFHVKEIKEHFPNAKIIYIYRDGRDVVASMLRKGMADNLNHGFEQWVNAIEAWKSWEKDVDHLAVKQEDLLRYPAEVSAYIARYCGIRLTSAEHARYVLLGADEVSNDDYVSEDPFAHTRSYGSLFSDEDVPPHARSLLTSLGYA; from the coding sequence ATGGGAGACGATTCAAAATTCAGTCCAATTATAATCTGTGGTTGTAAAAGGAGCGGCACAACGGCACTCGTTCGAATACTGAACGAAAACGGTATCACTATTTCAAACGAATGGGCTTTGTTTGCGTGGAGTGCGTGGCAACACGAGTATTCCTTGTCTGATTGGCTTCACAACAAGCATGTGGAAGTTGAAACCAACGACTGGCTGCAGCATTGGAATTATAGAATGAACTTGAAGGGAAACGAAGCCGAGCACGGTTTCCCTGCTGCACTTCACTCTATCTATGGCAATAAGCCACGCTGGAAGTGGGGCGATAAATGGCCCGACTACGTGTTCCATGTGAAGGAAATCAAGGAGCACTTTCCCAATGCCAAAATCATCTACATTTACAGGGATGGACGTGACGTCGTGGCGAGCATGTTGCGAAAGGGGATGGCGGATAATCTGAATCACGGCTTTGAGCAGTGGGTTAACGCCATAGAGGCGTGGAAGTCATGGGAAAAGGATGTTGATCACCTCGCGGTCAAACAGGAAGACCTGTTGCGATATCCTGCCGAGGTTTCAGCCTATATTGCGCGATATTGCGGCATTCGGCTGACAAGTGCCGAGCATGCCCGCTATGTGCTGCTCGGTGCAGATGAAGTGTCGAATGACGACTATGTATCCGAAGATCCATTCGCCCATACGCGCTCAT
- a CDS encoding LysR substrate-binding domain-containing protein: MVSGRIYPSTRGLQVIAAIAEHGSTTACAKALNMTQSAVSKQLLALEALAGVPLFVRTPYGLSTTEAGRIYVAEARIALGAMENAALRVAALGSAPNAIKLHILPIMGDRWLIPRFASFAEAHPDIDVELSTFANNDLINQADAAFRFGEGDWPDQDNHYLFGREVALVGAPQFVARLGGVTRPADISKFPLLDHKFTPLRWEEFAEAHHIADFAPERITHFGFYALVIRAAIAGQGLALVPRGLIADELASGKLVNPQGFGFVSRHAYWLTCPQDRPQRPAMRIFLDWLLEEVSSMPSNMR, encoded by the coding sequence ATGGTATCCGGTCGGATATATCCATCTACACGTGGATTGCAGGTCATAGCGGCAATTGCCGAACATGGCAGCACCACGGCGTGCGCCAAGGCGCTTAACATGACGCAGAGCGCCGTGAGTAAGCAATTGCTTGCATTGGAGGCACTGGCTGGCGTTCCACTTTTTGTCCGCACGCCGTACGGGCTTTCAACCACAGAGGCAGGCAGGATTTATGTGGCCGAAGCGCGGATTGCGCTGGGTGCCATGGAAAATGCGGCGCTACGGGTTGCTGCGCTTGGATCAGCGCCCAATGCGATCAAACTGCATATTCTGCCCATTATGGGCGACCGCTGGCTGATCCCGCGCTTTGCCAGCTTTGCCGAAGCGCACCCCGACATTGATGTGGAACTGTCGACCTTCGCCAACAATGATCTGATCAATCAGGCGGATGCCGCTTTCCGGTTTGGAGAGGGCGATTGGCCTGATCAAGACAACCACTATCTGTTCGGCCGGGAAGTTGCGCTGGTGGGTGCCCCGCAGTTTGTCGCACGGCTTGGCGGTGTGACAAGACCAGCTGATATCAGCAAATTTCCGCTGCTCGACCACAAGTTCACACCACTGCGCTGGGAAGAGTTTGCCGAGGCACATCACATTGCGGATTTCGCTCCGGAACGCATCACGCATTTCGGTTTTTATGCGCTGGTAATCCGCGCGGCGATTGCCGGACAGGGCCTTGCTTTGGTGCCACGCGGCCTGATCGCCGATGAACTTGCCAGCGGCAAACTCGTCAATCCGCAGGGCTTTGGTTTTGTCAGCCGCCATGCCTATTGGCTAACCTGCCCGCAGGACCGTCCGCAACGTCCTGCCATGCGCATATTCCTTGACTGGCTGCTCGAGGAAGTCAGCTCGATGCCCTCAAATATGCGTTGA
- the argH gene encoding argininosuccinate lyase produces MTEQSVRLWGARFRTSPSPELTALSRSESSYFRLVPYDLTSSLSHARELVRAGILTEAEAETVFAAIKGIGADYAAGKIEPTPDDEDIHTFLERVLGERIGVLGGKLRAGRSRNDQAANDLKLYLRDMARGIGSDILLLQQALVGQAEAHVATLTSGFTHLQPAQPISFAHQLLAHAQTFARDLDRLRDWDKRAARSPLGAAAMAGSGIALHPELSAHELGYEAPCENSIDAVGSRDHVAEFLFVTAMFGVHLSRLAEELFLWSSRQFRWIEMDDSYATGSSIMPQKKNCDIAELTRGRASRLIGSLTTMLVALKGLPFAYNRDLAEDKHAAFDTIDALTLVVPAMAGLVRTMRVNVDVMRRQSVDGFTLATEVADWLAKTGVPFSEAHEITGALVRYCEDKNIGLEDLGDDDLATVDARLLPSIKSSLSPQAAVEARKGYGGTAPDRVREQIARLKTVLESQEEWLSSYSGPVAALKG; encoded by the coding sequence ATGACCGAGCAGTCCGTCCGTCTGTGGGGGGCTCGTTTCAGGACGAGTCCATCGCCCGAGCTGACAGCGCTTTCCCGTTCGGAAAGCAGCTATTTCCGTCTTGTCCCGTATGATCTGACGTCTTCGCTGTCCCATGCACGCGAATTGGTGCGTGCCGGGATTTTAACCGAAGCTGAAGCCGAAACAGTTTTCGCTGCCATCAAGGGGATTGGCGCTGACTATGCCGCGGGCAAGATCGAGCCAACGCCAGATGATGAAGACATTCATACATTTCTCGAACGGGTTCTCGGTGAACGTATCGGGGTTCTGGGCGGAAAGTTGCGGGCAGGGCGTTCGCGCAATGATCAGGCGGCCAATGATCTGAAGCTCTATCTGCGCGATATGGCGCGGGGTATCGGTTCAGATATTCTTCTCCTGCAGCAGGCACTTGTCGGTCAGGCGGAGGCTCATGTGGCAACGCTCACATCAGGTTTCACCCATTTACAGCCCGCGCAGCCGATCAGCTTTGCTCATCAACTGCTTGCCCACGCGCAGACCTTTGCCCGCGATCTTGACCGGCTGCGTGACTGGGACAAGCGCGCAGCGCGCTCGCCGCTTGGAGCTGCTGCCATGGCAGGTTCGGGCATCGCGTTGCATCCAGAGCTTTCCGCGCATGAGCTTGGCTATGAAGCGCCCTGCGAAAACTCCATTGATGCGGTGGGTAGCCGCGATCATGTCGCCGAGTTTCTTTTTGTCACCGCCATGTTCGGCGTGCATCTGTCGCGGCTTGCCGAGGAATTGTTCCTCTGGTCGTCACGGCAGTTCCGTTGGATTGAGATGGATGACAGCTATGCCACCGGTTCCTCGATCATGCCTCAGAAGAAGAATTGCGATATTGCCGAACTGACGCGCGGTCGCGCTTCGCGGCTGATCGGTAGCCTGACAACCATGCTTGTGGCGCTCAAAGGACTACCCTTTGCCTATAATCGTGACCTTGCCGAGGACAAGCATGCCGCCTTCGATACAATTGATGCCCTGACGCTGGTTGTGCCTGCCATGGCCGGGCTGGTCCGCACCATGCGTGTCAATGTGGATGTCATGCGCAGGCAATCGGTGGATGGTTTCACCTTGGCAACGGAAGTTGCCGATTGGCTGGCTAAAACAGGTGTACCGTTTTCCGAGGCGCATGAAATCACCGGCGCTTTGGTGCGCTACTGTGAGGACAAGAATATCGGTCTTGAGGATTTAGGTGACGATGATCTTGCCACAGTCGATGCCAGACTGCTGCCATCGATCAAATCAAGCCTGTCGCCGCAAGCGGCGGTGGAAGCCCGCAAGGGCTATGGCGGAACAGCGCCTGACCGTGTGCGTGAACAGATTGCCCGGCTCAAAACTGTGTTGGAATCGCAAGAGGAGTGGCTATCCTCCTATTCGGGTCCTGTAGCGGCCTTGAAAGGGTGA
- a CDS encoding DUF4864 domain-containing protein → MVRAFPIAVIVSLLLVATPAAADEPLDTGQSIIKKQITAFLSDDATTAYSFASPGIQGKFINKDVFFDMVKRAYQPVYRPGNFAFGRNKVSDTEIMQEVVISGPDGKDWTALYQLTKQPDGSWKINAVRMMQAAPGPEI, encoded by the coding sequence ATGGTGAGGGCATTTCCAATTGCTGTGATTGTCAGTCTGCTGCTGGTTGCCACTCCAGCGGCAGCCGATGAACCGCTCGACACAGGACAATCGATCATCAAAAAGCAGATCACCGCATTTCTGAGCGATGATGCAACGACCGCCTATTCCTTTGCGTCCCCTGGTATTCAGGGCAAATTTATCAATAAGGATGTGTTCTTCGATATGGTGAAGCGAGCCTATCAGCCAGTTTACCGGCCGGGCAATTTTGCCTTTGGCCGCAATAAAGTATCGGACACCGAGATCATGCAGGAAGTGGTGATTAGTGGTCCTGATGGCAAGGACTGGACTGCCCTGTATCAACTGACAAAACAGCCCGATGGTAGCTGGAAGATCAACGCTGTGCGGATGATGCAGGCGGCACCCGGTCCTGAAATCTGA
- a CDS encoding multidrug efflux MFS transporter — translation MTDAPVIAAVAEIESRYWRQNLVVCLLGSFTTIVAMTLLLPFLPLYVEQLGVKDHAAIVQWSGVAYGATFFTAALVAPLWGRLADLYGRKLMLIRASLGMAVAMSLIGMATDVWQLVALRLVAGLLGGYASGSTVLVATQTPKARTGWALGTLSSGIMAGNLVGPLIGGGLPPLIGIRQTFWLAGGVIFLTFIATSLFIKEEKRPPKNKTAKASGGWSAIPDKRPIIAMLATGMLLMLANMSIEPIITVYVAQLVNDVSKVTIVSGIVMSAAALGSILSASRLGKLADRIGHWNVIIAALAISSLLLIPQAFVTQGWQLIGLRFLMGLALGGLLPCITSVIRHNVPDRIAGGILGYSTSSQYAGQVVGPLAGGFIGGHFGMRAVFLATCVLMACGAAYCWLVRPQRSQ, via the coding sequence ATGACCGATGCTCCCGTCATCGCAGCGGTAGCGGAGATTGAATCCCGCTATTGGCGTCAGAACCTTGTTGTCTGCCTTCTCGGTTCCTTCACCACGATTGTGGCCATGACGCTGCTTCTGCCCTTCCTGCCGCTTTATGTCGAACAGCTGGGCGTGAAGGACCATGCGGCAATCGTGCAATGGTCGGGTGTTGCCTATGGCGCGACCTTTTTCACTGCCGCACTGGTCGCGCCGCTCTGGGGCCGCCTTGCCGATCTCTATGGCCGCAAGCTGATGCTCATCCGTGCCAGTCTCGGGATGGCTGTCGCCATGTCATTGATCGGCATGGCAACCGATGTCTGGCAGCTGGTGGCCTTGCGCCTTGTTGCGGGGCTGCTCGGCGGCTATGCCTCCGGTTCCACCGTACTGGTGGCAACCCAAACGCCAAAAGCCCGCACCGGCTGGGCACTCGGCACACTTTCATCGGGGATCATGGCGGGCAATCTCGTCGGTCCGCTGATCGGCGGCGGCTTGCCACCCCTCATCGGTATCCGCCAGACGTTCTGGCTGGCTGGGGGCGTGATCTTTCTCACCTTTATTGCCACAAGCCTGTTCATCAAGGAAGAAAAGCGACCGCCGAAAAACAAAACTGCGAAGGCGAGCGGCGGATGGTCAGCCATTCCAGACAAGCGCCCGATCATTGCCATGCTGGCGACGGGCATGCTGCTGATGCTCGCCAATATGTCGATTGAACCTATTATCACAGTCTATGTGGCACAGTTGGTCAACGACGTGAGCAAAGTTACCATCGTCTCCGGCATTGTCATGTCGGCAGCGGCGCTAGGCAGCATCCTTTCCGCATCAAGGCTCGGCAAACTCGCTGATCGCATTGGCCATTGGAACGTAATTATCGCCGCTTTGGCCATATCATCGCTGCTGCTGATACCGCAGGCATTTGTCACACAGGGCTGGCAGTTGATCGGGTTGCGATTCCTGATGGGGCTGGCACTTGGCGGGCTCTTGCCCTGCATAACCAGCGTCATCCGGCACAATGTTCCCGATCGTATCGCGGGTGGCATTCTTGGCTATTCGACATCATCGCAATATGCCGGACAGGTGGTGGGACCATTGGCGGGTGGGTTCATTGGCGGTCATTTCGGCATGCGCGCCGTGTTTCTGGCAACCTGCGTGCTTATGGCCTGCGGCGCAGCCTATTGCTGGCTGGTGCGGCCACAGCGGTCTCAATGA
- a CDS encoding amino acid ABC transporter permease, which translates to MANIENTISIPPAKYSIAHLKHQPRRHYGRWLAAALIILALALIVKAFAQGQIAWPVVGQFFTAPAILAGLWNTILMTICAMALGLALGVIFAIMIMSPNPVLKYVAVFYIWFFRGTPLLLQLLLWFNLALIFPTLGIPGLFEMRTVDFMTPFMATLLGLGINQGAYTAEVVRGGILSVDNGQIEAAKVIGMTRLTMLRRIVLPQAMRVIIPPVGNEVISMVKLTSVASVIQYAEILRNAQAVYYANNRVMELLIVSAIWYLVVVTVLSIGQHLLEKYYSKSLGRRTGKRTEPAAEGA; encoded by the coding sequence ATGGCAAACATCGAAAATACGATTTCCATCCCGCCAGCCAAATATTCCATCGCGCATCTGAAACATCAGCCGCGCCGCCACTATGGCCGCTGGCTGGCTGCCGCCCTGATCATTCTGGCATTGGCGCTGATCGTCAAAGCCTTTGCGCAAGGCCAGATTGCCTGGCCTGTTGTCGGCCAGTTCTTCACCGCGCCAGCTATCCTTGCAGGGCTCTGGAACACCATTCTGATGACAATCTGCGCGATGGCCCTCGGGTTGGCGCTGGGCGTTATCTTTGCCATCATGATCATGTCGCCCAATCCGGTGCTGAAATATGTGGCTGTTTTCTACATCTGGTTTTTCCGCGGCACGCCACTGCTCTTGCAATTGCTGCTCTGGTTCAACCTTGCTCTGATCTTCCCCACGCTCGGCATCCCCGGCCTCTTCGAAATGCGCACTGTCGATTTCATGACGCCGTTCATGGCCACGCTTTTGGGCCTCGGCATCAATCAGGGTGCTTATACGGCAGAGGTCGTGCGAGGCGGTATCCTGTCCGTCGATAATGGTCAGATTGAAGCGGCGAAGGTCATCGGTATGACGCGGCTTACCATGCTGCGCCGTATCGTGCTGCCGCAAGCCATGCGTGTGATCATTCCGCCTGTGGGCAATGAAGTTATCAGCATGGTCAAGCTGACTTCGGTTGCCAGCGTCATCCAATATGCGGAAATCCTTCGAAACGCACAGGCTGTCTATTATGCCAACAATCGCGTCATGGAATTGCTGATCGTTTCGGCCATCTGGTATCTCGTCGTTGTGACTGTCCTTTCCATTGGCCAGCACCTGCTTGAGAAATATTATTCAAAGAGCCTCGGGCGCCGGACCGGCAAACGCACCGAACCCGCCGCAGAAGGAGCCTGA
- a CDS encoding lysoplasmalogenase, with amino-acid sequence MTDGAGSNIRSAYNVLFAIAAIAAIASALLGENARWLHYISKPLATALLLFIVVQTVTPVSKRYQWAVAVGLVFSLCGDIFLMLPQDMFVAGLICFLITHCAYIIALTSNVRLAAVPATFVACTLLALAIVWGLWSSLPAELTLPVTVYALVLALMGAQAISRAQHLATHSAKLAAIGGALFLASDTLLAYGKFRFTIPVGPFWVLGTYYAAQWFIARSVAKSE; translated from the coding sequence ATGACAGACGGAGCAGGGTCCAATATCCGCTCGGCATACAATGTGCTCTTTGCCATAGCCGCGATCGCGGCCATAGCCAGCGCATTGCTGGGTGAGAATGCGCGTTGGCTGCATTACATCAGCAAACCCCTTGCAACCGCATTGCTTCTGTTCATCGTTGTGCAAACCGTCACACCGGTTTCAAAGCGCTATCAATGGGCGGTCGCAGTTGGTCTCGTCTTTTCGCTGTGCGGTGACATTTTTCTGATGCTGCCGCAGGATATGTTTGTCGCCGGGCTGATCTGCTTCCTGATCACCCATTGCGCCTATATCATTGCGCTTACCAGCAATGTCCGCCTCGCTGCGGTGCCAGCCACCTTTGTAGCCTGCACCCTATTGGCCCTCGCAATTGTCTGGGGACTATGGTCAAGCCTGCCTGCAGAACTTACGCTGCCCGTAACCGTCTATGCTCTGGTTCTGGCGCTGATGGGCGCGCAGGCCATCAGCCGGGCACAGCACCTCGCAACACACTCTGCAAAACTGGCCGCAATTGGCGGCGCGCTTTTTCTTGCCAGTGATACGCTGCTTGCCTATGGGAAATTCCGCTTCACCATACCGGTTGGCCCATTCTGGGTGCTCGGAACCTATTATGCCGCCCAATGGTTTATTGCCCGATCCGTGGCAAAGTCTGAATAG
- a CDS encoding amino acid ABC transporter ATP-binding protein, with protein MSVMVAAVDVNKYFGPFHALQKVSLEINHGEVLCIIGPSGSGKSTLLRCINQLERIDSGAIWIDDELIGFRQDGNKLYELTDAEISRQRLASGMVFQRFNLFAHMTVLENIIEGPVIVQKRAKSSVIPEAMILLERVGLADKKDAYPSELSGGQQQRIAIARALAMKPKLMLFDEPTSALDPELVSEVLSVMRDLATSGMTMIVVTHELGFAREVAHRVVFMDRGKIVETGTPHEVLTSPKEKRTQDFIAAVLS; from the coding sequence ATGTCAGTCATGGTCGCAGCGGTAGACGTCAATAAGTATTTTGGGCCATTTCATGCGTTGCAGAAGGTTTCGCTTGAAATCAATCACGGGGAAGTCCTGTGTATCATCGGACCTTCCGGTTCCGGCAAAAGCACGCTCCTGCGTTGCATCAACCAGCTGGAGCGGATTGATTCCGGCGCTATCTGGATCGATGATGAACTTATCGGTTTTCGTCAGGACGGCAACAAGCTCTATGAATTAACCGATGCTGAGATTTCGCGGCAAAGGCTGGCAAGCGGCATGGTGTTCCAGAGGTTCAACCTCTTCGCTCATATGACCGTGCTGGAGAATATCATCGAAGGGCCGGTTATCGTCCAGAAACGGGCAAAAAGCAGCGTCATCCCGGAAGCAATGATATTGCTTGAGCGCGTTGGCCTTGCCGATAAGAAAGACGCCTATCCGAGTGAACTTTCCGGCGGTCAGCAGCAGCGGATTGCCATTGCACGCGCGCTCGCCATGAAGCCCAAACTGATGCTGTTCGACGAACCGACATCGGCGCTCGATCCGGAACTGGTCAGCGAAGTGCTGAGCGTCATGCGCGATCTTGCCACCAGCGGCATGACCATGATCGTTGTTACCCACGAGCTTGGTTTTGCCCGTGAGGTCGCACACCGGGTCGTGTTCATGGATCGCGGCAAGATTGTCGAAACGGGAACCCCGCACGAAGTGCTGACGAGTCCGAAAGAAAAACGTACTCAGGACTTTATCGCAGCGGTCTTGTCCTGA